One stretch of Sphingomonas sp. HF-S4 DNA includes these proteins:
- a CDS encoding ABC transporter ATP-binding protein — MQIVGQFEGVSKKFGGHTVLDGISLEIRAGEVTALLGPNGAGKTTTVGLLTGRLTPDSGKVDLFGLDPSRPLARARMGVMLQSAGLPDVLTVRELVTLQSGYYRRPREVAETIAIAGLDGLEKRAAGKLSGGQQRRLHYALAICGQPDLLVLDEPTTGLDHEARRRLWTTVREEADSGAAVLLTTHYLEEADALADRIVVIAEGRIIADDAPAGIKASVGGSTIRCRTMLTEPHLAALPGVRSVAHSGAAATLLVTDAATSARALLAADLALTDLTISAASLEEALANLATSTRKAA; from the coding sequence ATGCAAATCGTAGGGCAATTCGAAGGAGTCTCTAAAAAGTTCGGCGGCCACACGGTTCTTGACGGCATTAGCCTTGAGATCCGCGCCGGCGAAGTCACCGCGCTGCTCGGCCCCAACGGCGCCGGTAAGACCACCACCGTCGGCCTGCTCACCGGCCGGCTGACCCCGGACAGCGGCAAGGTCGACCTGTTCGGGCTCGATCCCTCGCGCCCGCTCGCCCGCGCCCGCATGGGCGTCATGCTCCAGAGCGCCGGTCTCCCCGACGTTCTGACCGTCCGCGAACTGGTGACGCTGCAATCGGGCTATTATCGCCGCCCCCGAGAAGTCGCCGAGACGATTGCCATCGCCGGCCTCGATGGCCTCGAAAAGCGCGCGGCCGGCAAGCTCTCGGGCGGCCAGCAGCGCCGGCTTCATTATGCCCTCGCCATTTGCGGCCAACCCGACCTGCTCGTCCTCGACGAACCTACCACCGGGCTCGACCACGAGGCCCGCCGCCGCCTCTGGACGACCGTCCGCGAAGAGGCCGACAGCGGCGCCGCGGTCCTGCTCACAACCCATTACCTCGAAGAGGCCGACGCCCTTGCCGACCGCATCGTCGTCATCGCTGAAGGCCGGATCATCGCCGACGATGCTCCCGCTGGGATCAAGGCCAGCGTCGGCGGCTCGACGATCCGGTGCCGCACCATGCTCACCGAGCCGCACCTCGCCGCGCTCCCCGGCGTGCGCTCGGTCGCCCACAGCGGCGCCGCCGCCACCCTGCTGGTAACCGATGCCGCCACCAGCGCCCGCGCGTTGCTCGCCGCCGATCTAGCGCTCACCGATCTGACGATCAGCGCAGCCTCGCTTGAGGAAGCGCTCGCCAACCTCGCCACCTCGACTCGAAAGGCAGCCTGA
- a CDS encoding autotransporter-associated beta strand repeat-containing protein yields MTNRIRLPLLGRTTSFRRLRGTSILLATSALLSVAQAGVAHAQANTTYTPASNPGSPNLAAGDQFTLTGGNVVFGGNSANDMNFDGTVTGNGGLAKSGTKTLTLNATNSFTGGTTVNAGTVIANANGALPTGGNVTIASGGTLKLGTDQTIGALNGNGRVELNSRNLTVDLASGTSRFDGALVGGLAYVGSWRVGAGPAWSTNPAVLTGQEAAALIFGGIAGEYEISSVSNVLADIDFKAWGSGYGGFNTSAPVAQNYKNDAGAPGYASPQDFSTYVSDHNGNKVNYAFSYRGAGSLTKTGDGTLVLAGNNAFTGTTTVQGGTLALEGGRAISDTAAILVGTAGTLKITTAETIGSLAGGGTVVLDQTLTAGGNNASTSHSGAISGAGGLVKTGAGTLTLTGTNSYTGGTTITAGTLQGNSNAIQGNVVNNGTLAFNQDIDGSFAGTVSGTGGIVKTGAGTLTLTSTNTNTGGTRIADGTLIADVSGALATGGKVTMTGGTLKLGANQNIGTLSGTGAIDLGISTLDVNVAGGTTRFDGAISGVRGVTQYVGSWAVGSGPAWSTNPVVYSGREAAALLFGGNASDYAISTVSNSGADIDFKAWGSGFAGFNTEAPVAQDYKNDAGAPGYGGTQDFSTYVSDWNREKVNYAFLYTPSGALTKSGAGTLILGGANTYTGATTINGGTLAVDGGQAIADTGAVVIGAAGTFRVISAETIGSLSGNGTVVLGQTLAIGGDNSSTGFAGTIGGAGGLTKIGTGTLMLSGTNGYAGVTTVDGGTLAVAGGNAIADSGSVVIGGGGTFQVKTAETIGSLSGSGAVRLDQALTLGGNDSSTTYAGAISGTGALVKTGTGTLTLGGTNNYTGGTVIAAGTIQGDSNAIQGDVTNDGTLVFDQAFDGGYAGTVSGTGMLVKAGSGTLTLSGANTYGGGTLVTSGTLQGDTQSLQGDVTNDGVLAFAQDFDGAYVGSVSGSGALVKTGLGTLTLGGTNVYTGGTIIMAGAIRGDSNAIQGDVANNGTLVFDQGFDGSHAGAISGTGTLVKAGSGTLTLSGANSYSGGTQIASGTLRGDTNSLKGNVANNGVLAFAQDFDGAYAGSVSGTGMLVKAGTGTLTLGGTNVYTGGTIIAAGTIRGDSNAVRGDVANDGTLVFDQAFDGGYAGTVSGSGMLVKAGSGTLTLSGANTYGGGTLVTSGTLQGDTHSLQGDVTNEGVLAFAQDFDGAYAGDLSGTGALVKTGAGAVTLAGSASHSGGTRIDGGVLIGNTSNLQGSIVNHANLVIGQGTDGDFAADLSGTGNLYKAGVGTVRLTGTIDHSGITAVIGGRLIGSTSSILGDISVAQGATLEFDQQADGIYAGSMVNLEGVGVGGQLVKSGAGALTVTGQFGAQGGTRIEGGSLVGTGSTLWGDFFVGAETTLQIGEAEGRVVDFNGAVSGNGQFVKTGAGTVRLSGRSIDFAGTTDITQGGVLLTGALNGAVTIRQGAALQVGDGTRSGDLLADTRNDGTLIFDQVGDYRYEGALSGAGALVKQGSGALTLAGDYAYTGDTVVLGGTVSVASLLPTTTTLQIDGGAFDLGGTSQSVSGLTGTGGSLHFGGGRLAVNQNDNSSYAGNLTGNGTLVKAGTGTLSLLGASTLTGNLLLDAGGLDVGGSLASTVTVANGATLSGTGRVGGMVVRSGGVAAPGSLVALRSATGLRALAVAPSPIGTLSVAGNVTFEAGSFYRVNVNASGASDKIAATGSASIQGGTVQVLAASGSYAPLTHYTLLTADAGVNGKFGSVTSNLAFLTPILSYASTSVSLDLVRNDISFTAIAQSSNERNIAAKVTALGVGNPLFNSVLFMDAGGARQQFNLLSGEIHASTRTAMLNDAALPVNAAVDHLAETSAHSGVWMQGLGNWSQFDANGESAFTRSKVQGLMGGVDFVVAPEQNLRIGIAGGYTQDDLSASAVASTAKLKSVHVLGYLGASVSGVELRAGGGYSRVDADTTRTVPVAGASQRLTASYASDVVQGFAEVAYPMPLGGGVVAPYGKVTVTNFARPDFAETGGSVALAAEKANDTTTLSNIGVRFETALAGAFSVGGKLGWEHAWGDLYPVSSMTLAGTTGSFDVLGAPLSRNTAAVALNGVLRLSETMTASFGYEGRIGSSNQSNAVKGAISLRF; encoded by the coding sequence GTGACGAACCGTATCCGTCTTCCGCTTCTCGGCCGTACCACCAGCTTCCGCCGCCTTCGCGGCACTTCGATCCTCCTGGCGACATCGGCGCTGCTGAGCGTAGCGCAGGCAGGCGTCGCCCACGCCCAGGCGAACACGACCTACACGCCCGCGAGCAACCCGGGTTCGCCCAACCTGGCGGCGGGGGACCAGTTCACCCTCACCGGTGGCAATGTTGTGTTTGGCGGCAATTCCGCCAACGACATGAATTTCGACGGTACGGTCACGGGTAACGGGGGACTGGCAAAGAGCGGGACGAAGACGCTCACCCTGAATGCAACGAACAGCTTCACAGGCGGCACGACCGTCAACGCCGGCACGGTGATCGCGAATGCGAACGGTGCGCTGCCCACCGGCGGCAACGTTACCATCGCGAGCGGCGGCACGCTGAAGCTCGGCACCGATCAGACTATCGGCGCCTTGAACGGCAATGGCCGGGTCGAGCTGAACAGCCGTAACCTCACGGTCGATCTCGCCAGCGGCACCAGCCGCTTCGATGGTGCGCTCGTCGGGGGCCTCGCATATGTCGGATCCTGGCGCGTCGGCGCCGGCCCCGCCTGGAGCACCAATCCCGCCGTGCTGACCGGCCAGGAGGCGGCCGCGCTGATCTTCGGGGGCATTGCTGGCGAGTATGAGATCTCGTCGGTTTCCAACGTGCTTGCCGACATCGATTTCAAGGCCTGGGGCTCGGGCTACGGCGGCTTCAACACCTCCGCGCCGGTTGCGCAGAACTACAAGAATGATGCCGGCGCCCCCGGCTATGCCAGCCCGCAGGACTTCTCGACGTATGTGTCGGATCATAACGGCAACAAGGTCAACTACGCCTTCTCCTATCGCGGCGCCGGGTCGCTGACCAAGACCGGTGACGGCACGCTGGTCCTTGCCGGCAATAACGCCTTCACCGGCACGACCACCGTCCAGGGTGGCACGCTGGCTCTGGAGGGTGGCCGTGCGATCTCCGATACCGCGGCAATCTTGGTTGGCACTGCCGGCACGCTGAAGATCACCACTGCCGAGACGATCGGCAGCCTGGCGGGCGGCGGCACCGTGGTGCTCGACCAGACGCTGACTGCGGGCGGCAACAACGCCAGCACCAGCCATTCGGGAGCGATCTCGGGTGCCGGCGGGCTGGTCAAGACAGGCGCGGGAACGCTCACGCTCACCGGGACGAACAGCTATACGGGCGGCACCACGATCACCGCGGGCACGCTCCAGGGCAATAGCAACGCGATCCAGGGCAACGTCGTCAACAACGGCACGCTCGCGTTCAACCAGGACATCGATGGCAGCTTCGCCGGGACCGTCTCGGGCACCGGCGGCATCGTCAAGACCGGTGCCGGCACGCTGACCCTGACCTCGACCAACACCAACACGGGCGGCACGCGGATCGCGGACGGCACGCTCATCGCCGATGTCTCCGGCGCCCTTGCGACCGGCGGCAAGGTCACGATGACCGGCGGCACGCTGAAGCTCGGCGCGAACCAGAATATCGGCACGCTGAGCGGCACCGGCGCGATCGATCTGGGCATCTCCACGCTCGACGTAAACGTCGCCGGCGGCACGACGCGCTTCGATGGCGCGATCTCGGGCGTCCGCGGCGTGACTCAATATGTGGGCTCCTGGGCGGTCGGCAGCGGTCCGGCCTGGTCCACCAACCCGGTCGTTTATTCCGGGCGGGAAGCCGCGGCGCTGCTGTTCGGCGGCAATGCGAGCGACTATGCGATCTCCACGGTGTCCAATTCGGGCGCCGACATCGACTTCAAGGCGTGGGGATCGGGCTTCGCCGGGTTCAACACCGAGGCGCCGGTCGCACAGGACTATAAGAACGACGCGGGCGCGCCGGGCTATGGCGGCACGCAGGATTTCTCGACCTATGTCAGCGACTGGAACCGCGAAAAGGTCAACTACGCCTTCCTCTATACGCCCTCGGGCGCGCTGACCAAGAGCGGCGCGGGCACGCTGATCCTGGGCGGCGCGAACACCTATACCGGCGCCACCACGATCAACGGCGGCACGCTTGCCGTCGACGGCGGGCAGGCGATCGCCGACACCGGCGCGGTGGTGATCGGCGCGGCTGGCACCTTCCGGGTGATTTCGGCTGAGACGATCGGGAGCCTGTCTGGCAACGGCACGGTCGTTCTCGGCCAGACCCTTGCGATCGGCGGCGACAACAGCAGCACCGGCTTTGCCGGCACGATCGGTGGCGCCGGCGGACTGACCAAGATCGGCACCGGAACGCTGATGCTTTCGGGCACGAACGGCTATGCGGGCGTGACCACCGTCGATGGCGGTACGCTGGCGGTCGCTGGCGGGAATGCGATCGCCGACAGCGGTTCGGTCGTAATTGGCGGCGGCGGCACGTTCCAGGTCAAGACTGCCGAGACGATCGGCAGCCTGTCGGGCAGCGGCGCGGTCCGGCTCGATCAGGCACTGACGCTTGGAGGCAACGATAGCAGCACGACCTATGCCGGTGCGATCTCGGGCACCGGTGCCTTGGTGAAGACCGGCACGGGTACGCTCACTTTGGGCGGCACCAATAACTACACCGGCGGCACGGTAATCGCGGCCGGCACGATCCAGGGCGACAGCAATGCGATCCAGGGCGATGTCACCAATGACGGCACGCTCGTCTTCGATCAGGCGTTCGACGGCGGCTATGCCGGCACCGTCTCTGGGACCGGCATGCTGGTGAAGGCGGGCAGCGGCACGCTAACCCTTTCGGGCGCCAATACCTATGGCGGCGGCACGCTGGTCACCTCGGGCACGCTGCAGGGCGACACGCAGTCGCTCCAGGGTGATGTGACCAATGACGGCGTCCTCGCCTTCGCGCAGGATTTCGACGGCGCCTATGTCGGCAGCGTCTCGGGTAGCGGCGCGCTGGTCAAGACCGGTCTGGGCACGCTGACCCTTGGCGGCACCAACGTTTATACCGGCGGCACGATCATTATGGCCGGCGCGATCCGGGGTGACAGCAATGCGATCCAGGGCGATGTCGCCAACAACGGCACGCTCGTTTTCGATCAGGGTTTCGACGGCAGCCACGCCGGGGCGATCTCCGGAACCGGCACGTTGGTGAAGGCCGGCAGCGGCACGCTGACGCTTTCCGGTGCGAACAGCTATAGCGGCGGCACCCAGATCGCTTCGGGCACGCTGCGTGGCGACACCAATTCGCTCAAGGGCAATGTCGCCAATAATGGCGTCCTTGCCTTCGCGCAGGACTTCGATGGCGCCTATGCCGGAAGCGTTTCGGGCACCGGCATGCTGGTCAAGGCCGGCACGGGCACGCTCACCTTGGGCGGCACCAACGTCTATACTGGCGGCACAATCATCGCTGCCGGCACGATCCGAGGCGACAGCAATGCGGTTCGGGGCGATGTCGCCAATGACGGCACGCTCGTCTTCGATCAGGCGTTCGACGGCGGCTATGCCGGCACCGTCTCCGGGTCGGGTATGTTGGTGAAGGCAGGCAGCGGCACGCTTACGCTTTCGGGCGCCAACACCTATGGCGGCGGCACGCTGGTCACCTCGGGCACGCTGCAGGGCGACACCCATTCGCTCCAGGGTGATGTGACCAATGAAGGCGTTCTCGCCTTCGCGCAGGATTTCGACGGCGCCTATGCCGGCGACCTCTCGGGCACCGGCGCGCTAGTCAAGACCGGGGCGGGCGCAGTGACTTTGGCCGGCAGCGCGAGCCACTCCGGCGGCACCCGCATCGACGGAGGCGTGCTGATCGGCAACACGTCCAACCTCCAGGGTTCGATCGTCAACCATGCGAACCTGGTGATCGGGCAGGGCACCGACGGCGATTTCGCCGCCGACCTCTCGGGCACGGGCAATCTCTACAAAGCGGGCGTCGGCACGGTGCGGCTCACCGGCACCATCGATCACTCCGGTATCACCGCAGTGATCGGCGGTCGCCTGATCGGGTCGACCAGCTCGATCCTGGGCGACATCTCGGTAGCGCAGGGCGCCACGCTCGAGTTCGACCAACAGGCCGACGGCATCTATGCCGGCAGCATGGTCAACCTCGAGGGTGTCGGCGTGGGCGGCCAGCTGGTGAAATCCGGCGCGGGCGCACTCACCGTCACCGGCCAGTTCGGCGCACAGGGCGGCACCCGGATCGAAGGCGGCAGCCTTGTCGGCACGGGCAGCACGCTGTGGGGCGACTTCTTCGTCGGCGCCGAAACGACGCTGCAGATCGGGGAAGCCGAAGGCCGCGTCGTGGACTTCAACGGCGCGGTCAGCGGCAATGGCCAGTTCGTTAAGACGGGGGCCGGCACAGTGCGGCTCTCTGGCCGGTCGATCGACTTCGCCGGGACCACCGACATCACCCAGGGCGGCGTGCTGCTGACCGGCGCGCTGAATGGCGCGGTCACGATCCGGCAGGGCGCAGCGCTGCAGGTGGGCGACGGAACCCGCTCGGGCGACCTTCTTGCCGACACGCGCAACGACGGGACGCTGATCTTCGACCAAGTGGGTGACTATCGCTATGAAGGCGCGCTCTCGGGCGCCGGCGCGCTGGTCAAGCAGGGCAGCGGCGCGCTGACCCTCGCGGGCGACTATGCCTATACCGGCGACACGGTCGTCCTCGGCGGCACCGTCTCGGTCGCTTCGCTGCTGCCGACCACCACCACGCTGCAGATCGACGGCGGTGCCTTCGATCTCGGCGGCACCAGCCAGTCGGTCTCCGGCCTGACCGGTACGGGCGGAAGCCTTCACTTCGGCGGCGGCAGGCTGGCGGTCAACCAGAACGACAATTCCAGCTATGCCGGCAACCTCACCGGCAACGGCACGCTGGTGAAGGCGGGCACCGGCACGCTCAGCCTGCTTGGCGCCAGCACGCTTACCGGCAATTTGCTGCTCGACGCGGGCGGTCTGGATGTCGGCGGCAGCCTAGCGAGCACCGTCACGGTCGCGAACGGGGCGACGCTCAGCGGCACCGGCCGCGTCGGCGGCATGGTCGTGCGTTCGGGCGGCGTCGCCGCGCCGGGCAGCCTGGTCGCGCTGCGGAGCGCCACGGGGTTGCGTGCGCTTGCCGTCGCGCCTTCGCCGATCGGCACGCTCAGCGTCGCGGGCAACGTCACCTTCGAGGCGGGCTCGTTCTACCGGGTCAATGTCAATGCCAGCGGCGCCTCGGACAAGATCGCCGCCACCGGCAGCGCATCGATCCAGGGCGGAACCGTGCAGGTGCTGGCGGCGAGCGGAAGCTATGCGCCACTGACCCACTACACGCTGCTCACTGCCGATGCCGGGGTGAACGGCAAGTTCGGTAGCGTGACCAGCAACCTCGCCTTCCTCACGCCGATCCTTAGCTATGCGTCGACCAGCGTGTCGCTCGATCTCGTTCGCAACGACATCAGCTTCACCGCGATCGCGCAGAGCAGCAACGAGCGCAACATCGCGGCAAAGGTGACGGCGCTCGGCGTCGGCAATCCGCTGTTCAATTCGGTGCTGTTCATGGACGCTGGCGGCGCCCGCCAGCAGTTTAACCTGCTCTCCGGCGAGATCCATGCCTCCACCCGCACCGCGATGCTCAACGATGCGGCGCTTCCGGTGAACGCGGCGGTCGATCATCTTGCGGAGACGTCGGCACATAGCGGCGTGTGGATGCAGGGCCTGGGCAATTGGTCACAGTTCGATGCCAATGGCGAGTCGGCCTTCACCCGCAGCAAGGTTCAGGGGTTGATGGGCGGCGTCGATTTCGTCGTCGCGCCGGAGCAGAACCTGCGCATCGGCATTGCCGGCGGCTATACGCAGGACGACCTCTCCGCTTCGGCGGTCGCCAGCACCGCCAAGCTGAAGAGCGTGCACGTCCTGGGGTATCTGGGCGCCAGCGTCTCCGGGGTCGAACTGCGCGCGGGCGGCGGATACAGCCGTGTCGACGCGGATACCACGCGGACCGTGCCGGTGGCGGGGGCCAGCCAGCGCCTGACTGCCAGCTATGCCAGCGACGTGGTGCAGGGCTTCGCCGAAGTCGCCTATCCGATGCCGCTCGGCGGCGGCGTGGTCGCGCCCTACGGCAAGGTAACGGTGACGAACTTCGCCCGGCCCGACTTCGCGGAAACCGGCGGCAGCGTTGCGCTGGCGGCGGAAAAGGCGAACGACACCACCACGCTGTCGAACATCGGTGTGCGCTTCGAGACGGCCTTGGCCGGTGCATTCTCGGTCGGCGGCAAGCTGGGCTGGGAACATGCCTGGGGCGATCTCTATCCGGTCAGCAGCATGACCTTGGCCGGCACCACGGGTAGCTTCGACGTGCTCGGCGCACCGCTGTCGCGCAACACCGCGGCGGTCGCGCTCAACGGCGTACTGCGCCTCTCCGAGACGATGACTGCATCGTTCGGTTATGAGGGGCGGATCGGCTCGTCCAACCAGTCGAATGCCGTGAAGGGGGCGATCAGCCTGCGGTTCTGA
- a CDS encoding helix-turn-helix transcriptional regulator: protein MGPGISAPSTSLIAFKVGETLNAFPDLRNNDQALADEGSDPFGRTRPRVADRKDVRLQGSIFGGSADRLACYTNKQIAWRLGVSTDTIKANPKQLFAKLRVDDRTRAVTAAGRRVFIEN from the coding sequence ATGGGGCCTGGAATCAGCGCCCCATCGACATCGCTGATAGCGTTCAAAGTAGGCGAGACGCTCAACGCATTCCCAGACCTTAGAAATAACGACCAAGCCCTCGCCGACGAAGGAAGCGACCCGTTTGGCCGAACCCGCCCGCGCGTTGCAGACCGCAAAGATGTCCGGTTGCAAGGTTCCATATTCGGAGGCAGCGCCGACCGTCTCGCCTGTTATACCAACAAGCAGATCGCCTGGCGTCTCGGCGTCTCGACCGACACGATCAAAGCCAATCCAAAGCAACTGTTCGCAAAATTGCGGGTTGATGATCGCACCCGTGCCGTGACCGCCGCTGGGCGCCGGGTTTTTATCGAGAACTAG
- a CDS encoding ABC transporter permease — protein MATALANPLGVFARESVAELRKNLRLPQFALPTIITPAVFYGLFAIALNKGGPDAAAYSLATFGVFAATGPALFGFGAGVAVERESGLIELKRVSPLPGGAYVVAKLVSAAAMAALALILIYGLSLIGGVRMPEEQWAQLVAVHLVAVVPFALLGFSIGMRIGAKGAIAAANAFYLGFSILGGLWMPITILPPWMQHLAWVTPSFHLGQLALTVIGVLPHGSILAHIAALVGITILAAWFAVDGWQRSPA, from the coding sequence ATGGCCACCGCACTCGCTAATCCGCTCGGCGTGTTCGCGCGCGAAAGCGTCGCCGAGCTTCGCAAGAACCTTCGCCTGCCGCAATTTGCGCTGCCGACTATCATCACCCCTGCGGTCTTTTACGGCCTGTTCGCAATCGCGCTCAACAAAGGCGGTCCCGATGCCGCGGCCTACTCGCTCGCCACCTTCGGTGTGTTCGCCGCCACCGGGCCGGCCTTGTTCGGCTTCGGTGCCGGCGTTGCGGTCGAGCGCGAGAGCGGGCTGATCGAGCTGAAGCGTGTATCCCCGCTTCCTGGCGGCGCCTATGTCGTCGCCAAGCTGGTCTCGGCGGCAGCCATGGCAGCGCTCGCCCTGATACTGATATACGGCCTGTCGCTGATCGGCGGCGTCCGCATGCCCGAGGAGCAATGGGCGCAATTGGTCGCAGTCCATCTCGTCGCGGTGGTTCCCTTCGCTCTGTTGGGCTTCTCGATCGGCATGCGCATAGGCGCCAAAGGTGCGATCGCCGCTGCCAATGCCTTCTATCTCGGCTTCTCGATCCTTGGCGGGCTGTGGATGCCCATCACCATCCTGCCACCGTGGATGCAGCATCTCGCCTGGGTCACGCCCTCCTTCCATCTCGGCCAGCTGGCGCTGACCGTGATTGGGGTGCTGCCGCACGGATCCATCCTCGCCCATATCGCCGCGCTTGTCGGCATCACCATCCTCGCCGCGTGGTTCGCGGTCGACGGCTGGCAGCGCAGCCCGGCTTGA
- a CDS encoding sensor histidine kinase — translation MQDTVATQADQRWYQRVFDVRRPWVWLAYLPLYGMTWLYHTPSTFDFIVSIAGLIVFLALYLYAARCSGRAVILPAVLTLVLALAMIPFGANWTVLAVYACSAAAELRPARDGVRLVAAFIAVSVAAAILQGMPWYVVAMMALFEAMVVYSKMAGMALGEKHGALLKAQEEVRLLAQEAERERIARDLHDLLGRTLTLIALKSDLSARLIASDPQCAEREIREIGEAARGGLAEVRATVAGISQAGLAREIEASRAALATAGVACEISGEDLAVPAANGAVLAMALREAVTNVIRHAAATRCHIALEQDADGVRVSVSDNGQGGRFAEGSGLRGMRARLSAAGGRLRVKAGESGTEVMAAVPAVAAA, via the coding sequence ATGCAAGACACTGTTGCAACCCAGGCGGATCAAAGGTGGTACCAGCGCGTCTTCGACGTCCGCCGCCCGTGGGTATGGCTCGCCTATCTGCCCTTGTACGGTATGACCTGGCTCTACCACACGCCGAGCACGTTCGATTTCATTGTCTCGATCGCCGGACTGATCGTCTTTCTCGCGCTCTATCTCTATGCGGCGCGATGCTCGGGCCGAGCGGTGATCCTGCCGGCGGTGCTGACCCTGGTGCTTGCGCTTGCGATGATTCCGTTCGGCGCAAACTGGACGGTGTTGGCGGTCTATGCTTGCTCGGCGGCGGCCGAGTTGCGGCCTGCGCGTGATGGCGTGCGGCTCGTTGCGGCGTTCATCGCGGTTTCGGTGGCCGCGGCGATCCTTCAGGGCATGCCTTGGTATGTCGTGGCGATGATGGCCTTGTTCGAGGCGATGGTAGTCTACAGCAAGATGGCGGGCATGGCGCTCGGAGAGAAGCACGGCGCCCTGCTCAAGGCGCAGGAGGAAGTCCGCCTCCTCGCGCAGGAGGCAGAGCGCGAGCGGATTGCCCGCGATCTCCATGATTTGCTCGGCCGCACTCTCACCCTGATCGCGCTCAAGAGTGACCTGTCGGCGCGGCTGATCGCCTCCGACCCGCAATGCGCCGAGCGCGAAATCCGCGAAATCGGCGAAGCCGCGCGCGGCGGACTTGCCGAAGTGCGCGCTACCGTGGCGGGCATCAGCCAAGCCGGTCTCGCCCGCGAGATTGAGGCATCGCGTGCCGCGCTGGCTACCGCCGGGGTCGCCTGCGAGATATCCGGCGAGGACCTCGCCGTCCCGGCCGCCAATGGCGCAGTGCTGGCGATGGCGCTGCGCGAGGCAGTGACTAACGTTATCCGCCACGCCGCCGCGACGCGCTGCCACATTGCACTGGAGCAGGATGCCGATGGCGTGCGCGTCAGCGTATCCGATAACGGCCAAGGCGGCCGCTTCGCCGAAGGCTCGGGCCTGCGCGGCATGCGCGCGCGGCTGTCGGCGGCGGGCGGGCGCCTGCGCGTCAAGGCGGGCGAGAGCGGCACCGAAGTGATGGCCGCGGTCCCGGCGGTCGCCGCGGCATGA
- a CDS encoding response regulator transcription factor, producing MIRVVIAEDQGMVLGALASLLALEPDIEVIGRAPDGLAALDSVRALAPDVLLSDIEMPGLTGIEVAARLAEEGSPARVLIVTTFGRTGYLRRAIAAGVCGYLLKDSPADKLADAIRQVARGGRVIDSALAATAAFAPPDPLTDRERAVLRLAQDGQSNKEIARALELSPGTVRNYLSEAAAKLGASNRVEASRIAREQGWL from the coding sequence ATGATCCGCGTGGTCATTGCCGAGGATCAGGGCATGGTCCTCGGGGCGCTGGCGTCTTTACTCGCGCTCGAACCCGATATTGAGGTGATCGGCCGCGCCCCCGATGGCCTCGCCGCGCTAGATAGCGTCCGTGCACTCGCCCCCGATGTCCTGCTCTCGGATATCGAAATGCCGGGCCTCACCGGCATCGAGGTCGCCGCGCGCCTCGCCGAGGAAGGCTCGCCCGCCCGCGTCCTGATCGTGACCACCTTCGGCCGCACAGGCTATCTGCGCCGCGCCATCGCCGCCGGCGTCTGCGGCTACCTCCTCAAGGACAGCCCGGCCGACAAGCTTGCCGACGCCATCCGGCAGGTCGCGCGTGGCGGCCGCGTGATAGACTCCGCTCTAGCCGCCACCGCCGCCTTTGCGCCGCCCGATCCGCTAACCGATCGCGAGCGTGCCGTCCTCCGCCTTGCCCAGGACGGCCAGTCGAACAAGGAGATCGCCCGCGCCCTCGAGCTTTCCCCCGGCACCGTCCGCAACTACCTCTCCGAAGCCGCCGCCAAGCTAGGCGCCTCCAACCGCGTCGAAGCCAGCCGCATCGCTCGCGAACAAGGATGGCTTTGA